From Aquarana catesbeiana isolate 2022-GZ linkage group LG05, ASM4218655v1, whole genome shotgun sequence:
GATGGATACATTCTTAACTTAGAACCAGGTGAGCCTGCCACAAAATGGTTTGCAGCTTATATCCAATCGGTGACAAATGACTTTTACAGGAATCCAACCCACCATTTGTTTGCCGTCTGAAAACAGTATAagtaaaggtttacaatcactaagTGAAGGAACTATCCTCAGGTGATGAAataagatgaaacaaatcctcctacataagttgtacctgtctgtcTGCAGTCTTTTCACATTTGTTCAATTGCTGAATTTTATAATCTTGTCTGAGttcaaaaaaagggggcggagaggtaacaccctgcagagctcagtgaagagagctctgacaGCTTGTTGGAGGGAAGACACGCCCCCCCTTACAGTttacagaaacagagctgaggctgtcaatcagctggaggcccctcccctgtcaccattttttttcagTGTCAAAGTGATTCATGCTgttagaggaacaaagcagcagacagatgacacttggtgctcttaaatgagacaagtacacagtatagagggatatgctttgtttatatttcatgtcggaggtttacaaccactttaacatcagaGTTTATTCTAGACTAGTCTGTAACAAACTTAAGTGTACCTGTAGGCCTGGGAAACTTACACTGACAGTTTGTATTGCAGGCACGTCAGCATGGATCTCCTGTAAAATGGCCTTGGGACTCCAAAAACCAGGGGTACTCTATCATGCAACAAATTACCTGGTGGCCAGCTTTGGCCCTTCCTGTCTTGCCTAATGCCGTTTATTATTGGCTTATTACTGTGATGGTCACCTTAACTAACCATTCGTAAGGTTTGAGGTAGAAAGGGGTGATCCAAAACTAGCCACTAGTAAGTCACTTCTATGGGAGGGTACCCCTGGGTTTTGGGATGCTTGACAAGATATGCACACAAAGTGCCTGCAGAATAAATGTGTCTCTTGGGAGCTTTGTGGTCTCGTGGGTTTAAGGCCCATCACTGTACAACAAATACTTACAGATTTATTGTCTGATCTCTTACAGCTTGGCTCTAACGAAACTGGACATTTTAGACACATTGGATGAGATTAAAGTTGGTGTTGCCTACAAACTCAATGGGAAGAGAATCCCTTACTTTCCAGGTTTGTGCATTACAGAATGTTTCACTACACCTTATTCAGTGAGGGCTCAATCAGTCTAGACAAATCAGGAAAATGTGGTcactaaagtgattctaaagtcatgGTTgtgcgttttttgtttgttttttctacctTATTGCATTTCCCCAGAGAGGAGAAAGGTAAATGTGCTAAACTGACCCAGTTGCTTTGCTCTGCATAAGGTAAAGTCATACATGGCAATTCCCCCATAAATGGTGTGCATTGGAAAATTTCCAATGCTGGCTATTTTAAGGCAGCCACAACtgcctgaatacctgaacagtgactgcatctgataggccACAGTCACTGGCCGATTAATCTTCCACTTGGCTCAGTTGATTTTATAAATCAAATGTTTTCAAGCTGGCCAGCTTAAATTGCTTCTACagcctgcattctatgcattggggtaaataaaaaaaacaaaaaaaaaaaaacttctgtgcggCAGTAGCCCCCCTCTtgttcttacctgagcccgatccaatccagcAACGTGCACGAGAGCAGTAGCTCTCACCGCGGTCTCCCTCCATTGGGCAGACTGATAGCAGCTCctgccaatcaaatgcagtgacaGGGCTGAGTCGCCCCGGTCTGTCAATAGATGCAGCTCGGGCGGAAAtgtgcacaggtgcccccagggaaagcggagGGGCTTGGcgcaccggtgggggaccccagaaaaggattggggctgctctgtgcaaaacaattgcacagagcaggtaagagtaacacatttgtttttggttttaagaaaaaaacaatgtttataATGGAAGTCTCCTGCAAGCTTTAGAAGGGCCACTGTAATATTTGACTATGAATACTGAAATATGGTAATACCGGACACCTCCAAAAAACTGTTAACATCCCTAATCCCTTCCTGCTACCCCTGAGCATCAAAATATAATGACCTTGCATACTACCATTCTAAATGATGCCATTCTCTTTTGGTTATTCGGGAATCCGTATTTGCacaatatttgacttttttttttttttttttttttcctttttcttagcAAATCAAGAAATTTTACAGCAGGTAGAAGTAGAGTATGAGGTCATGCCTGGCTGGAAGAGTGACACCACAAGTGCCAGAAAATGGGAGGAGCTTCCTGTCGATGCTCAAAATTACATCAGATTTGTGGAAAATCAAATCTGAGTGCCTGGTGAGTGCTTGAGTCATTTGGCATATGTTATACCAAAAAGAGcataaatgcacttggaagtggatTGTTTAAGAAGGTTTAAAGTGTGAGAAGCTATTTGGTCCCCTCTGAACAGGATGGGGATGTGCTACGTCCCACAAATGTGTGGGTAAATATGAACTTGAGCTATTCAGCTCTGTAAACAGACTTTTCTGTCAGTCAGAATTGACTAAAGCCAGCCATTGGCGGATCGAATCTGTCGGTTCGGGACCGGCTGAGAtccgaaccgtgtatgggcagactgattgtacccaagttgatcaatcaaattaacttgggTGATTCCTTCATCAACAATGActgtgatgggggaatcgagtgaatTTCGCACCTATGGCCAACATAAGGCTAGTCAGGAAAATTTGAATATGAAATATGTAATCTCTGCCTAACGAAAAAAATATAACTTTTGTATCGAGGAAAATGTATTCAGAGACGCTATACATTACCTTTTCAATTGATGCTTTGTGTGCTCAGATGGGTCTTGTACAGCTCTGTACACTACTGCCCACAGCACATGAATGGGGTGCACACAGCTTGGCTGACGGGTTAACCAGGACTAGTGATGGGAGACTCGGCAGAattgccagttaaccacttcagctcaaagatttaaccccttcaagaccaggccattttttgctattcagcactgtgctaatttacctgacaattgcgcggtcatgcaatgctgtatccaaacaaaatgtatatcaatttttttcacacaaataaagctttctattggtggttaATCatccctgggttttttattttttattacataaacaaAAAACGACCAATTTTGTAGAGAATTTacttgctgttaaaaaaaaatctcttaatacattttggctaaaatgtattctgctacatgtctttggtggaaaaaatcccaataagtgtatattgattggttggtatgaaagttatagcgtttacattttacaaactatgggatatatactagaatttttttatacaagtaatggtggcgatcggcgACTTAGAACCGGACTGCGATAGTgtagcgggcaatctgacactgacgctgggggggactaactgccactgacatcaccagtgacattattacagtgatcagtgctaatctgtcactgtactaatgacactgggcaggaaaggggttaatatctagggcgatcaaggggttagatgtGTGCCTAACCAGCGTTTGTActatgtcagtgatggcgaaccttgacaccccagatgttttggaactacatttcccatgatgctcatgcgctctgcagtgtagttgagcatcaggggaattgtagttccaaaacatctggggtgccaaagtttgccATCACTGTACTATGTACTGGGGATCTGGTTGCTTTCATTCCCTGTTTACATTCAGAGCGGTGTTCGGTGAAGCTCAGTCAATTATTAGCCGGGACCAGGTGATCGGGATGTGCTGTGACGAATCGCAGCACAGCCGGGTGCAGCCCTCTACTTAGAAATGCAGAATcgcgtatatatacacgtgattctgtGCGGCCTGCACTGTAAAGGTAAATCTAGAgtgtgcggtcagcaagtggttaatccgtTTTTGATTATTTTTCATGTAGAGTTCtaactattgattttttttttgtgagtgatGGAAGGACCCCAACTAATCATGATTCAAGAATTGTATGCCTTTCTGTGTAGTTTGACAAGCACTGTCAATTACAAAGGAGCAAGCGCCCTCTCCTGGCAGTATATGGGTGCTCCAAAAAAATCTTTTACCAGTCAATCATAACAATTCCCAGATGGCTGTGATCACTGTGGCATTCAGGGAAAAAATATACtggaaacttctttttttttttttttttttttttttttttttgtattgcgcTAGCAGGGTAGTTAGGGTGAAACTTGGCAATTACCAGGACTTTATCGTCAAGTGCAGAATTTTCATGTTGTGCAGAATGCAGCTGCTAATATGTCTCTCTTCTCTATGCAGTGAAATGGGTTGGCGTTGGAAAGTCTCGAGAGTCTATGACTGAACTGTTCTAAACTTCCATCAATTTCCTTGTCACTGATTTCAAGACAAAGCACCGCCATTGTCAGTGACTGTAGTGACTAGTGTACGCTGCTACATGTTCTGGACCTGCTGTGTGAATGGTTTCCCACTTTGGTAAAAATTGTGATGACTTACAGCCATCTAAATAAAAATCGGTTTGAAATAAAAACTTGTCTGGTCGTAATTCTGTAAAGTAGCACTAGACCTGAAACATGAACAGgtgtgtgtctgtgttttttttttttttttttttttttgttaaaattttagaCCTAGAAGGAAAAAATTACAGAATGAAAATGTAAATTCTGCCGCAGTTGGCAGTTTTTCGGTTAGCTGTTCTCGCTCAGCCATACAAGCCTGTGGTCACAAggacactggagagtgcaaaatctggggcagctgtgcattgaaaccaatcggcttctaacttgttcaatttaagctttgacaaaaaaaaaactggcagctgattaatttgtatgcagagctgcaccagattttgcactctccaggtttagtaaattaaccccagtgacTATGCCCAATGGAGACACAGATAATGATAAAAATCTGACAAAGGggttctaatgctggccatagatggctcATAAGAGGTTCTGTTCATCAGGAACCAAGCAAATTTTGATGCATGTATTCCCCCTTccacagaagtcaatctaacaacCAGATGTTGGAAAACTCTCCCCCTCCCATCAGCGGCTACAATGTTGCAGCAggaaggattcctctatccacctcacttgtgtggatggagaaatccatcTGCCTTCTTTTTTCTAACTAGCccactggctgatcaaaaaaaaaaaaaagaattccatctttatggccagcttaactcttcACTACTGCATTAAAAAAATTGAGACTTTAAAGATATGTTTCATGAGCAATatgaattacagtaaaaccttggattgcgagcaaaattcgttccagaaacatacttgtaatccaaagcagttgtaaatcaaagcaaatttcctgataagaaataatggaaactcaaataattcgctccacaaccatttattcataagtccttcagtttatagtccatataaaaagattatagcaatgtgataggttgtgcacccataaaatgtccatccacaaattgaAACCTCCACGAGTggattaaaagcaaaatccagcaggagctacagagtataaaagagaagagaggcgtctttaagtgtagcaatatgttgctaaatgttttaccttcattaaatgtaaccatattgctacacttaaaggcccctctcttctcttttatactcagttgtgacacgaCGCTACTTATCAAGAcgttgcttgtatatcaagtcaaagtttatttggaaattttgcttgttttgcaaaactctctcaaaccaagttacactcaaaccaaggttttactgtattaatatacaggatgtGTATATAGTGCCAccaatttgtgcagcactttacaatatgttTGCTATTTATCTCTGGCCTTAAGGTTGAACTACAGTCAAACCGCTAAAAACACAAGTAAAACGCAAATGGCTTCACTGTGGCCATGctgctgctttaaaaaaacaaaattgcacatgATGCTCCGCTTGCCTTGGGGCTTCAAATGCATTAAAAATAAGGAACACCAGGAGGAGACTACATGATATTTCTAAGTCATGTTACCGGCCTCACTTGCATATGGAAAGAGGGAATGCGGATTATTTTGAATGTTGGGAATTCTATCATTTTATGCTGTATCCACAAATACTTGTTCTGTATCTGTCAATTGCTGTGTGTTTaccaacatttttattattttttttctaaaatactttCTTATATAATACAATTGCTATTATTCAAATTTAATGTGCACCTCCCTGGTGATCCCActaaggaccaccagggaagccatccacactggaccaccaggtatgccccctagacccccagggaaatactaatctgtgcccaggcagctgccaatcagtgcccactcacaatgcctgccagtgtcacctataagaacccatctttgcagcctttcaatgcccatcagtaccgcctaccagtgctcatcatctgtgctgccttatcagtgcccatcagtgaaagagaaaacttacttatttacaaaaatttttaacagaaactaaagcaaaactttcattttttttcaaaattttcggtctttttttatttgtttagcaaaaaataaaaaccgcagaggtgatcaaataccaccaaaagaaagctctatttgttggaacaaaatgataaaaaaaattgtttgagtacagtgtagcatgaccgcacaattgtcattcaaattgcgacagcgctgaaagctgaaaattggcctgggtgggaaggtgtctaagtgcctggtattgaagtggttaaggaaaaaaaacttacattttaaatgcccatcaatgcagccttatcactgtccatctgcagcctaccccagtgtctatctgcagccctgcagtgtccatctgcagccaacaaataaaaaaaaagaccaaaaattttgaaaaaaaactagtttttctttgtttcagttaaaattttttgtaaataagttttcttcttcaacgacgggcactgttatggctgcactgacgggcactgatacggtggcactaatgggcaccgataaggtgacaccaatgaggtggcactgataggcgcaactggtatgcggcactgatgggcactcgtaggtggcactgatgggtacttatggttggcactgatgggcatggataggcactgacaggtggcaccgatgggtcaaaacgtcacttcccccCATACGTCCTAAAGGCtaattttcagtcatttttttaaatgacttattttttttattgcattttagtgtaaatatgagatctgtctttttgaccccagatctcatatttaaagaggacctgtcatgcttttttctattacaagggatgtttacattccttgtaataggaataaaagtgacaccattttattatttttttttaaacagtgtaaaaataaataaaatcatataaaataagaaaaaaaaaaagttaaacgccttgtcccgacgagctcacgcgcagaagcgattgtatacgtgagtagcgcccgcatatgaaaacggtggtcaaaccacacatgtgcggtatagccacgatcgttagagcgagagcaataattctagccctagacctcctctgtaacgcaaaacatgcaacctgtagaattttgtaaacgtcgcctatggagatttttgagggtaaaagtttgatgccattccacgagcgggcgcaattttgaagcgtgacatgttgggtatcgatttactcggcgtaacattatctttcacaatataaaaaaattgggctaactttactgttgtcttattttttttattcaaaaaagtgaattttttccaaaaaaagcacgcttgtaagaccgctgcgcaaatacggtgtgaaaaaaagtattgcaatgaccgccattttattctctagggtgttagaaaaaaaacaatatataatgtttgggggttctaagtaattttctagcaaaaaaaaaatgttttaaacaggtaaacacctaaattccaaaacaaggctagtccttaagtggttaaaggagccacATCCTTGTTTTTTAGATTTGTATACGAAGCCTACTGGCTGAATTTCAAAACCAGGATGAGGCTCCTTTAAGAAAATTTGTCAGTTAGAGATTTGAAAAACAAACGTTGCCATGACAACACTGCAcctgtgatgtcatcggctgcttccatatactctgcactctgGCAGGGTTCATGCCATTTGCTTTGTTGACTTTGAACGGTTAACACAAGCTGCTCTGTCTGGCGTGTTTTTTCTTGCAATTTGATCTGATTTTATCCGATTTGATTGCAAATTTTATCCTCGCCCATTTCAAGCGTGTTTCATTATTCTTCATAATGAACCGATTTAACCTTAAAAAGGTTTTTTCTCAAAATACCACCAAAGAGAATCCCATTGGAAGACTTCCAATGGAAGGAGATATCAGTGTAAATCCACCCAAGAAGCCCACAAGAATGAAGAGGAGTCCCGGGGCTTTTGTGAGAGGTTGTATCAGAGCCGTTGTTCGATGTTTCGGCCGTAAAGTCAATGGCCACCAGCAGAACACAGAAGACCTGAATGGTAAGTCTTGTGGATA
This genomic window contains:
- the LOC141144544 gene encoding adenylosuccinate synthetase isozyme 1 A-like; this translates as MINGFTALALTKLDILDTLDEIKVGVAYKLNGKRIPYFPANQEILQQVEVEYEVMPGWKSDTTSARKWEELPVDAQNYIRFVENQI